A portion of the Osmia lignaria lignaria isolate PbOS001 chromosome 15, iyOsmLign1, whole genome shotgun sequence genome contains these proteins:
- the LOC117600009 gene encoding chymotrypsin-1-like, which translates to MQALSIPLLVCLAAVAFGFPETQIVGGRDASPGMFPYQVSLRQNGRHFCGGSIISNRHILTAAHCVQGLNNPKIVSIHAGTNQLNSAGTTYGVERIVAHSGYNANSLVNDVALIRVDRNIAFNNLVKAVKLASSGSYDGSNSVLSGWGLLRAGGSLPNNLQYINLRIHNLAQCKQVHRNVVDSHICTFTKYGEGACNGDSGGPLVVNGVQVGVVSFGIPCGVGKPDVYTRVSSFGSWIRQQQTYLQYGGEQPAETIYIA; encoded by the exons ATGCAAGCTCTGAGCATCCCTCTTCTGGTCTGTCTCGCTGCTGTCGCATTTG GGTTCCCTGAAACCCAAATCGTCGGTGGCCGAGATGCGTCCCCCGGAATGTTCCCATACCAAGTTTCCCTTAGACAAAATGGAAGACACTTCTGTGGTGGATCTATCATCAGCAACCGACACATCCTTACTGCCGCACATTGCGTCCAAGG ATTGAATAACCCAAAGATCGTTTCTATCCACGCTGGAACGAACCAATTGAATTCTGCTGGAACAACCTACGGAGTGGAAAGAATCGTCGCTCATTCCGGGTACAACGCAAATTCTCTCGTCAATGACGTAGCTCTGATTCGCGTCGACAGAAACATCGCCTTCAACAACTTGGTCAAAGCTGTTAAATTGGCCTCAAGCGGCTCTTACGATGGATCCAACAGTGTTTTGTCCGGATGGGGATTACTCCGA GCTGGGGGCTCTCTACCGAACAACCTGCAATACATCAATTTGCGCATTCATAATCTGGCACAATGTAAACAGGTCCACAGAAATGTGGTAGATTCTCACATCTGTACTTTCACCAAATACGGCGAAGGAGCTTGCAAC GGTGACTCTGGCGGTCCCCTCGTTGTCAACGGTGTGCAAGTCGGTGTTGTATCCTTTGGAATACCTTGCGGTGTTGGAAAACCAGATGTCTACACAAGAGTATCCTCTTTCGGATCCTGGATCAGGCAACAACAGACCTACCTTCAATACGGCGGAGAACAACCTGCGGAAACCATCTACATTGCTTAA